The Paraburkholderia sp. PREW-6R genomic interval ACCCGCGCTTCAAATCGTTGATTCTGGCCTCAGCGTCTGTCGAGTGTCTTTACGAGGGGGCGCGTTGGTCGGAAGGCCCGGTGTGGTTCGGCGACGGAAGGTATCTGTTGTGGAGCGACATTCCAAACGACCGCATGCTGCGCTGGGACGAGACAGGCGGCACCGTCACGACGTTCCGCCAATCGTCGAATAACTCGAACGGCAACACGCGCGACCGGCAGGGGCGCCTTGTCACGTGTGAGCACCTCACGCGCCGTGTGACGCGAACCGAATACGACGGTTCGATCACCGTGCTCGCCGATCGTTACCAGGGCAAGCGCTTCAATTCGCCGAACGACGTGGTCGTCAAGTCGGATGGTTCGATCTGGTTCACCGATCCGACATTCGGTATCGACAGCTTTTACGAGGGCGAGCGTCAGGAGTCGGAATTGTCGGCCTGCGTGTATCGCGTCGATGGTCAATCCGGCGAGGTCACCAGAG includes:
- a CDS encoding SMP-30/gluconolactonase/LRE family protein translates to MTDNKRRYPDPSIRVFDPRFKSLILASASVECLYEGARWSEGPVWFGDGRYLLWSDIPNDRMLRWDETGGTVTTFRQSSNNSNGNTRDRQGRLVTCEHLTRRVTRTEYDGSITVLADRYQGKRFNSPNDVVVKSDGSIWFTDPTFGIDSFYEGERQESELSACVYRVDGQSGEVTRVADDVVGPNGLAFSPDESLLYIVESRAEPRKIRAFDVNGDGATLSNNRVLIDAGPGTPDGFRVDVHGNLWCGWGMGTDELDGVRVFTPQGEALGHIALPERCANVCFGGRHRNRLFMAASHGLYSLYVNTQGVQGG